The following DNA comes from Pirellulales bacterium.
TTTTTGCGCGAATTAAGCAGGGGTTGGATAAAACCAAGCAACTGCTGCGCACGGACATTCGCGATATTTTCAAAGGGGAAGGGCGGCTGGTCGACGAGGCGTTTCTGGAAGAATTTCGCGGAAAGCTGGTGCGCTGCGACATGGGCCCGCAAGGGGCCAATCAAATTGTCGAGGAAATTGGGACGCAGTTTCGGGCCCGCGTGATTCAGATGGACGACGCCATTGAGGTGGCGAAAAGCAAACTGAAGCAATTGATGGCCCAGGACGACGCTCCCTTGAAGATGGCGGCGAGCGGTCCGACGGTATTCATGGTATGCGGCGTGAACGGAGCGGGCAAAACCACGAGCATTGCCAAACTGGCGAAGCTGTTTTTATCGGACGGGAAAAAAGTAGTGTTGGGGGCCGGCGACACGTTTCGGGCCGCGGCGGTGGAGCAGTTGGGCATTTGGGCCGAGCGGCTGGGGGCCAGCGTGGTGAAAGGAGCGCCGAAGAGCGATCCGGCCAGCGTGGCGTTTGCGGCGGTGAAGCAGGCGATTGACACGGGGGCGGACGTGTGCATTGTCGATACGGCGGGCCGTTTGCAAACGCAGCAAAACCTGATGGCGGAGT
Coding sequences within:
- the ftsY gene encoding signal recognition particle-docking protein FtsY, encoding MGFFARIKQGLDKTKQLLRTDIRDIFKGEGRLVDEAFLEEFRGKLVRCDMGPQGANQIVEEIGTQFRARVIQMDDAIEVAKSKLKQLMAQDDAPLKMAASGPTVFMVCGVNGAGKTTSIAKLAKLFLSDGKKVVLGAGDTFRAAAVEQLGIWAERLGASVVKGAPKSDPASVAFAAVKQAIDTGADVCIVDTAGRLQTQQNLMAELTKIQRVISKQIPEAPHEVLLVLDATAGQNGISQARGFSEAVKCTGIVLAKIDGTAKGGVIVPIRQQFGLPVKLVGVGEKAEDLAVFRPDEFVDAMFEGLTP